A genomic segment from Montipora foliosa isolate CH-2021 chromosome 9, ASM3666993v2, whole genome shotgun sequence encodes:
- the LOC137970749 gene encoding hemicentin-2-like isoform X2, protein MKMAAQKNYPSFTSVISVLSIALYCGGFLRVELQLNKQNKRIDALETDSQVTPRESGPDIGKISENSPELLGNGIHRNRRQVYSTQNETENRQTPDEKLKTDQPLSDLRMKLCLSNIDKRSAGLPGPPGPPGPRGEKGSRGRRGQQGRPGYTGDNGIMGSPGKSGKQGIMGPAGPKGETGQKGQKGDTGITGRPGVKGEPGESIAAPTAAVSPAKLTVNEGETASFQCSVSGNPKPAIKWSKLKGQSEIGLSEVSEGKLLLRNVAGSYSGAYKCSASNILGQAQAGARLLVNVHPRILLNPGPRYAVQGRTFTLPRCHVTGFPAPVVTWRKSSGRLPQGRVKYINNALQILQVRKEDSDLYFCSALNLLGRAEKKTMLVVVSLPQFTIKPPSKIDAKSGCGEMLNCSATGDPRPTISWRKQGGQLPVERSQQISGALIITNVRRSDAGNYICTATSAGVFDVEAVTLLEVHEKGGLCSSNILGDLDAKYLVKLDSFLAPVLESSSRSRFVRCWHAKTDGWAASTFHSNCDGKGPTVTIIKVGSYIFGGYTDISWSSPSIGSQFR, encoded by the exons ATGAAAATGGCTGCACAAAAGAATTACCCGTCGTTTACATCGGTTATTTCTGTTTTATCGATTGCACTTTATTGCGGAGGGTTCTTAAGAGTTGAACTTCAGTTGAACAAGCAAAATAAGAGAATAGACGCTCTGGAAACCGACTCCCAGGTTACGCCACGGGAGAGCGGTCCAGACATTGGAAAAATCTCAGAGAATTCTCCCG AACTTCTGGGCAATGGCATCCACCGAAATAGGCGCCAGGTTTACTCCACCCAGAACGAAACGGAAAACAGACAAACGCCAGACGAGAAATTGAAAACTGATCAACCGTTATCGGATCTTAGAATGAAACTTTGTCTATCAAACATCGACAAACGTTCGGCAGGTCTCCCAGGCCCTCCCGGTCCACCTGGACCGAGAGGAGAAAAAGGCTCTCGAGGACGAAGGGGGCAGCAAGGACGACCCGGTTACACGGGAGATAATGGCATCATGGGATCACCAGGAAAAAGTGGAAAGCAAGGTATCATGGGACCTGCAGGGCCTAAAGGAGAAACTGGACAGAAAGGACAGAAAGGAGATACAGGAATCACGGGCAGACCAGGAGTAAAAGGAGAGCCTGGTGAATCGATTGCAGCTCCCACTGCTGCTGTTTCGCCGGCAAAGTTAACAGTTAATGAAGGGGAGACAGCCTCTTTCCAGTGTTCAGTCAGCGGTAATCCAAAGCCTGCAATAAAATGGAGTAAACTGAAAGGGCAGTCAGAAATAGGTCTGTCAGAAGTCTCAGAAGGAAAGTTGCTTTTGCGAAATGTCGCTGGAAGTTACTCGGGTGCATACAAGTGTTCGGCATCAAACATCTTGGGACAAGCACAAGCAGGGGCGCGGCTTCTAGTAAacg TTCATCCTCGCATTTTACTTAATCCGGGACCTCGTTACGCAGTTCAAGGAAGGACCTTCACTCTACCAAGGTGTCACGTGACTGGATTCCCTGCACCAGTTGTGACTTGGAGAAAATCGTCCGGCCGTTTACCCCAGGGAAGAGTGAAGTACATTAACAACGCACTGCAAATTTTACAAGTTCGTAAAGAGGACTCGGACCTTTATTTCTGTTCTGCATTAAATCTCCTCGGGAGAGCTGAAAAGAAAACTATGTTAGTCGTGGTCTCGCTTCCTCAGTTTACGATCAAACCTCCTTCTAAGATTGATGCGAAATCAGGCTGTGGTGAGATGTTAAATTGCAGCGCTACTGGAGATCCACGACCAACCATCAGCTGGAGAAAACAAGGGGGTCAGTTGCCAGTTGAACGGAGCCAGCAGATCAGTGGTGCGTTAATTATTACAAACGTAAGACGGAGTGATGCAGGGAATTATATTTGTACTGCCACAAGTGCTGGAGTGTTTGATGTGGAAGCTGTGACCCTTCTGGAAGTTCATGAAAAAG GGGGCCTGTGTTCGTCCAATATTCTTGGGGACCTTGATGCCAAGTACCTCGTCAAGTTGGATTCGTTTTTAGCTCCAGTCCTCGAGAGTTCATCCCGCAGCAGATTTGTGCGATGTTGGCACGCTAAGACAGATGGCTGGGCAGCATCGACCTTCCACAGCAACTGTGATGGAAAGGGTCCCACTGTTACTATAATCAAAGTTGGCAGTTACATATTTGGTGGATACACTGACATATCTTGGTCCAGCCCTTCTATCG